The Coregonus clupeaformis isolate EN_2021a chromosome 35, ASM2061545v1, whole genome shotgun sequence genome includes the window CATGCCCTCATGCCTTGTCTTGATGCTCTTGAAGACAGGTAGAGATAACAACAACGTTTTGTTGAAACTGAAttgaaataacattttagcagTTCAGTTCTCAGTGCTCGGGTCCTCCTGTTTTCCTGTTCCCTCAATTGAATTGAATCTCATTAAGTCAGTTCAGTTCTCAGTGCTTGATTCTTCTGTTTTCTGTTTCCTGAATTGAATCTCATTAAACCAGTTCAGTTCTCAGTGCTTGATTCTTCTGTTTTCTGAATTGAATCTCATTAAACCAGTTCAGTTCTCAGTGCTTGATTTTTCTGTTTCTTGAATTGAATAGAATGAAATTAAATCAGTTCAGTTCTCAGTGCTTGATTTTTCTGTTTCTTGAATTGAATAGAATGAAATTTAATCAGTTCAGTTCTCAGTGCTCGGGTCCTCCTCTGTTTTCTGTTTCTTGAATTGAATCGAATCTCACTGAACCAATTCAGTTAGTTCTCAGTGCTCTGCTGcagttcttcctcttctttctgtTTCTTGCGTGCGAGGTGGGCCTCCCGGGCGGCCTGCAGCCTCTGTTTGGGATACAGGAAGAAGGCTAGGGCCACGCTGGCCGTACCGTCCCCGCTCTGCCGGGAGAAACACAGGAAGGTGGCCCACAGGAACGCACAACAGCCCATGAAGGCTGTCCTCAGGTATAGAGGTATCAGGATGAAGTTTAGGAactggggaggagggggagggagggaacgtgagggggagggaggggttgaagagggtagaagggggagggagagaggaaggtggaAAGGGGTAGATAAAAACAGGTGTCAGTTTGAAGTACATCAGAAAAGAACACTAGTGTTGTATTACAGCACACTGATGTACCACTgactgacaggtgtgtgtgtgtgtgataacagTTATGACATCAGATCATCACTCCCGCAGAAGAAGATGGTTATCTCTAACAGTAAATAAACCATGATACAGAAATAGAACAGAgaaggatggtgtgtgtgtgtgtgtgacactactGTATTGACACAGCACAGGATCAACCTGATGTTTATAGTAAATTCCGGTGCATGTGTATTAGTTGGTAGGGACATTTCAGAGCAGGATGTTATGCCTTCACACAATGTAGTTTATTATCAATACATTGGGATATTTACAGTACAGTAACACACTGTCTATCAATGGCATCCTTATCATTCACCTGCATGAAAGGCCAGTACATGAGTCCAGTCTGAAATTCAAAGAGACAAGATACATGTTAATAATCAAACCAAGTCAAATACAGTATTCCAAGAGCTCAGTTTTAACACAGATCCTTCACATCATTAACTGACTAGCAGGtctggtctgcctgcctgcctgcctgcctgcctgtctttctgtctgtctgtctttctgtctgcctgtcatttctatctatctgtctgcctgtctgtctttctgtctgcctgtcatttctatctatctatctatctatctatctgcctgtctgcctgccagtctgtctgcctgcctgtctgcctgcctgtctgtctgtctgtctgtctgtctgtctgtatctatgCCTGCTGAGTTTATCTCTCTGTTTGTATTCTCTTTATAAAGTGTATCGTGAGACAGTGATAATAAAGCACTTTAAATTAAGTTTGACTTGATTTGCCACTCATATCACAATCAGAGACTTCTTCCAGCAGCATCCCTCTATATGTCTCTCCACTCCTACTGCCCTGTACTCTTCAATAGGTCCAGAGCTGTAGGCCTACCACTCAGATCAACGGGACTTCTTCCAGCATCCCTCTAACTTTCTACACTGCCCTTCTATTTTATTTCAACAGGGGGAATATGTTCTACCAGGATCTCAGTATTATTTTACAGCGGTTGTTGGGCCTGGAAGAGTTGGGCTCGTTGCTTGTTTTCCACTGGCAGTAATTGTCATGCATTGCCGTATCCCTGGCCGCCTGCCCACTGCTGCGCGAAAGCGGTGCCATAATCTGGGTTAATCGGGGGTGAGCTCACACCAGGCAGGCGGAAGGTGACTTTCTTtcttctctgtctgtatgtcGGTCGGTTCCAGTTCCTTCTGATTTCATCTTACCTTGTAGGTGTTGAGGAACTTTTCTCTCCAGTCCTCGAAGATATCATCTTTATTCTCCAAGAAACTCACTCCTGGAGAAGGAAGAGGAAAGACTTTAGGTCACACTTGTGCCCATTTCACGCATCACTCAACCTCACTCAATCCGGTGCATTTGCACATGACCTTTTGAACGAGTACATGTTAGATCACTGCAGTCCTgttcatcatttacatttacattttagtcatttacattCAGCATTTACAAATACACACATCCAAGGTTAGGCTATAGGAGAGTAGCCTAACCTAGGCCTATCACCCAATGGACATGACGCATTGGTCTGTTTCTATATACGGTTATTCTATGTAGGCCACTTTAGAAAATTCGAAAATTGTTATAGGCTATAATAGATTGACTTATATTAAACGTTCCACAGTAAAATGCACGTTACCTGTGTAGAAGACACTAGTTGCCAAGGGCGACGCAAAACTTTGGTCCAGGAGCAGTTTGCGGAAGAGCATTCCGGGAGATTTTCCCGGGAAACGGCTTTCCAATGCCCGCAACCAGAAATAATTAAAGTTTCCATGGAAGCTAATGGCCACTATGGCAACATTTCTGGTGTGTTTCCagtccatctcttctctctgtgcGATCATCTGATGGACGAAGTCGCCGCCGGCAAACAGGCAGCCATACAGAGTAACGTTGGCTAGCCATGGAAAACGTTTAACCGCTTCTTTTACAACGGCTTTCCTCATTTTGAACACGTTCATTTTGAACTGCGGTGTTCTACGAAAACAGAccagaatataatataattttgTAGTCCATTGTTGGGTGAAACTTTAAAGGAAAGTTGTCTTCTGCCTCTCCAAATCCTCCTAGGTGAAGAAACACACGTTGAGGGAGGCACCGGTCGGTCAGTGGCagtacagcgcccctggagcagGTTATAGGTTAAGTGCCTTACCCAAGGGCACAATGGCGGGATAGGTGTTTTACAGTTcctccaattcacacacttgGCATGCCAGCTAAATTTAGTCTACGCTTGTATACCTGCGATTGTTAGCTGATGTTAGTGAGTTAGCAGAACCGGACAATACATTCATGTTAGCCAAAAGGTTTAGATTTTACTTCCAACCATTGAAGTACTGTTACGCATTCTTAGATCTTGTTTTAGTGAGAAAGTAATGCGGCTCCATAACAAACGTCCCACGAGACAGTGTTGTAACGCACCAAATCTGCCACAATTCCTTTGAGTCGCTTCATTTTGGAATCCAAACAGGACTGGTCCGTATTTAGCTCTCCTGTCATAGCTCATCTAGCCTACTTAACCATTATCCATTCACACATTCTATCTTTATAACAACGGACGAATTTGATAATGGAAAAGTTGAGAAATCCATCGATATGTTACATTTAAAGCATTTCATTAGTCCATTCTAGATCAACCGGTCCCTGTATACCGACCAGTACCGTACAGTACCAGGTTGCTACCTACCAAATCCATCCTGTGCGTCAACCGCTAATCTGGAGGACTGTCCTGCGAGGCGCTCAGATTTATAGCGCgcttcaacaactccacaaatcTCAATGACCCCTGTTAGTTTAGAGTTTAGAATAGTGGGCATGCTCATTATAAACCCATCAGATGCATTGTAAATCTGGGAAGCTGCGAGCACTGGACGCTGCGCTTCACTTTTACACGCATGTATGGTGGCCGGCGGCTACATTCACGCAcagcttgttctctctctctctctctctctctctctctctctctctctctctctctctctctctctctctctctcttgtctctctctctctctctctctctctctctctctctctctctctctctctctctctctctctctctctctctctctctctctctctctctctctctttccctctctctctctctctctctctctttccctctctctctctctctctctctctttccctctctctctctctctctctctctctctctctctcgcgcgcgcgctctctcgcgcgctctctcttAATTCAATTAAAATGgcttattggcatgggaaacatatgtttacattgccaaagctagtgaaatagataataaataaaagtgaaataaacaatacaaaatgaaAAATGAACAGTAATCATTACACTCAGAAAAGTTCCAAAGGAACAGAGACATTTCaaatctctccctctcgctctctctctctatcgcgcgcacacacaaaaaaactcaCACAGAGCAATCAAAATCAAATCCACCTTTTATTATTTTGATTGGATAAGCATACCAATTTGTTGTTTTGTGAGAGGTTTTCTGTCTGAAATGCTTTAGCCAATGATGACAAGTTCTGACAGCAATTTGATTTACAAAACCTTAGAGCTCAAATAAATACAGAATCCAGATAATAATAGAATGATAATAATGGAATGAATGTTCTGTACCTTTGCCTTCCTATCACCGCTAGGAGGTgttattgaacctctatacagacagagacatggctgtcTATCACCACTAGGAGGTGTTATTGAATCTctatacagacagagacatggctgtcTATCACCACTAGGAGGTGTTATTGAATCTctatacagacagagacatggctgtcTATCACCACTAGGAGGTGTTATTGAATCTctatacagacagagagatggctcTTCATGTGGCTATATAGGATAATTGTTTTAGATTTAGACTCCCAATGGCGACAGccagtcttcctggggtccgacacataataaaaaatacattacagacaaaaaatACTTTACgattgacatacattttaaaacatgAACATGGACATTACAACTTGGTcagataggggagaggcgttgtgttGTGAGGTGTTGTTTATTATTTTGCTGTGTGCTTGAGTACTAATAAAACAAATGCAGACTTGACTGTATGGTAATATGATCCCATAATAACAGCACTGTGTTTTAAAGCCACTGATTGATAAAGCCTCGTGGTGATAGCTAAGTCATGACTCAGTCACTTAGGACTACTGCAGTACATTTATTCTCAATCACATGCATATTATGGTGAAGGTAAACATGTCCAAACAATAAAATCACACAGTTAGAAAGTACATTTAATTGGTTGAGACTTGCATTGGGATGTTCATAAGAAAGATGCTTTAACTATAACAGTTTGGCTACTGTATCACATTTGCAACTCAGAGGGCGGGCACAGCGAGAGGAAGACTGGGTGTTATCCTTCTTCTATTGGCTAGTTGAACTGCCGATCAGCAGAAAGCCCAGTAAATTGTCATTTTTGGACTGGTGCAAAAAACGTCTGCGCATCGGTCGATAGCGAAACGGGGATCGAACTTTAGAATGACCAGCAACTAAGTCCAAATCAGGTAGGCTACGATATCGCATTATTTAATAGGCTATATGAAGCGTTTACCAATGTCTTGAATATTACTTTTGGTTTACTATGAACTGGCTTTGGTGTTTTCTTTGACATTTTCTGGAAATATATTGTTTCACGAGGGTTGGTGAAAGCCAAGCCCTCGATGGTTTACGTTCATTCATCATCAACAATAACCTGAATGGTGTGGAGTGCATATGTATCGATAAAGGCATGTTGGGTAGTGAAACTGGGTTGTTTAGAATTACGGAAGTTGATTTTGAGCGAGTATGGGCAAGTTCTTATGTTGCGCAAAGTTGTGTTGTCAATGTCATCCGCTCGCTATGTGATGATAATAGTTGCGGTCGAAGCTCCTCTCGTCTGTGTGCATCTATCATAACGTTCAGGTTAGTCACACAATGACAGACAGTTGTGTAGAATGACACGTCTGCTGTAGGATACTAGGCTAAAGATTGTAGTAGCCTAGTGCAGGATATAGTGAACTTAAATTAAAGGTATAGAAATAACTATCAGAATGTCAGTTGTCCAAAGTGATTCTATTTTGTAGGTTACTAATGATAGTACTGGATAGTGATTATGGAATAACATTGATACTTTTCTTTCTTGACCTAGCTATAAGTAACACTCATGGAATTCAAAGTTTAGACATGCTACTAGGACTATTTCCTAGCAATAGATCAATACTTATCTATAGGTCAGATTCAGAAAGCAAAACCCACTGTATGGATTTCTGTGCATACACAAAGTCCTGAAAAACAAAGGtggtatcccaaatggcatcatgTTCccgacatagtgcactacttttgatcaggaccATAGCAGACTTTGTTTCAGGTGGAGTGAGGGTATATCGTTTAACAGAGAGAAGAGGGTTTATTAATGTTTCACTGACAGCATCTTCTCAACAATAGTCTGAGGCTTTCTGAGatcatcgtgtgtgtgtgtgtgattatccATGTGACCTGAATGTTCCTCCCACGCTGGGGTGAATCTGTTATATTGCTCCAAGATTACTGCCTTTAaatccccagtgtgtgtgtgtgtgtgtgtgtggagggagagggggggtctAGTCTTAGAAGTGGGGCATACACATTCACGCCCACAACATAGGCCTAACACAAAGAGAACGGTGACCAACAGTGAGACAGTAACTTATGCATTGTTGGTGTACCCTTtctctgtagagagagagagagagagaaggggggagagagggggaaaaaaagagagagagagagagagagagagagagagagagagagagagagagagagagagagagagagagagagagagagagagagagagagagagagagagagagagagagaggtgcgggCAGTGTGTTCTGGCTGGAGGCCCGCTGCCCTCTGAATCTAGgtcaccagcagcagcatcacagAGAGACAACACTGTAGCATACACcgctaacacatacacacacaaagttcTTCATCTTTCTAGTCCTAActtctactgtcctgtaggtttttcagtccaaccctcttcctggagatctactgtcctgtgggttttcagtccaaccctcttcctgaagatctaccgtcctgtaggttttcagtccaaccctaatttagcgtatctgattcagctagttaaggtcttgttgagcagctaattagtagaatcaggtgtgttaaattagggttggactgaaaacccacaggatggtagatctccaggaagagggttgggcagccctgctctacacagaccggtctccggtgctgcctaaccaatcagagctgtagtaggcctatatgcaaatagatcaTTGCCATGTATGGATCTGtaccatttactttgaactggaatgtgtttacagcatgagcggtcgtgaggaGATGCTCTTTTTTTGAGATCGgagcaagagctgcatgtagccacgtgtgcacgttttgtttatatcctttgctagttagtgagttattatcccagttatagataatttgtagtcagcaataggggagtgattgcttcctacaacagcacaaaacgtgtacatttctagacaactttgaaaagccagtcaggtaaatagcttttcttttgtcttaaaggggcagtgttgtattttgagacgggcttgaataagctaagtagccaataggcagagggtagcataatttgtctgatgtaataatggtatgggaacaATAAtgcattttcagtcacctccttgtctgaaggacaagtggataaacaggttaatgccaagccctgcatgttttttttttcaaaagtctcatggaatgtaggcccacattgaacaccacacattggctgctactgtaggctgaatgatagaacagctatttccatgttaaaatgttatgggatgcattttctccattgtttttgatggtaggccactctggtaggcctacattatgatcatatagccacagtagcctacttggccactgttaactttttatttattttttattcaacctttatttatctaggcaagtcagttaagaacaaattcttatttacaatgatggcctacctcggccaaaccctcccctaacccgaacaacgctgggccaattgtgcgccgccccatgggactcccgatcacggccggttgtgatacagcccgggatcaaacccgggtcttaGACCGCCGCGCCGCTCAGGATCCCCTaactaacttaaagcgggtacagactcagtgttcacagtaaatgcgCGCTGGAAGTTGAACAtcattttcacaacgttcaaggaCTAAAAAAggacaaaataaatacaaatgaggACTTTTCTTTGGATTATTTTTAGGATTATAGAGACTGAGAGAACAGCTACCAACTTCAAACCACACCCTTTTCATAGGCTTTCTGAGAAACATACACTAGTTCTTTTCTAACAGATCAGTGACTATTTATAGTCAAAGAAGCACATCTGAATATGTTCTAGTgtaactgtgtctgtgtggttcTGTTAgattgactgtgtctgtgtggttcTGTTAGATTGTCTGTGTCGTTCTGTTAGATGTTCTGTTAGATTGACTATGTCTGTGTGGTTCTTTTAGATTGTCTGTGTGGTTCTGTTAGATTGTCTGTGTCTGTAGGCCGATCTGTTAgattgactgtgtctgtgtggttcTGTTAGATTGACTGTGTCTGTAGGCCGATCTGTCAGATTGACTGTGTCTGTGGTTCTGTTAGATTGACTGTGTCTGTGGTTCTGTTAGATTGACTGTGTCTGTAGGCCGATCTGTCAGATTGACTGTGTCTGTAGGCCGATCTGTCAGATTGACTGTGTCTGTAGGCCGATCTGTCAGATTGACTGTGTCTGTAGGCTGATCTGTTAGATTGACTGTGTCTGTGGGCCGATCTGTTAGATTGACTGTGTCTGTGGGCCGATCTGTTAGATTGACTGTGTCTGTGGGCCGATCTGTTAGATTGACTGTGTCTGTGGGCCGATCTGTTAGATTGACTGTGTCTGTGGGCCGATCTGTTAGATCTCTATATTGAACCAAAGAGGGGCGAGATGGAACCActgtgcatcctaaatggcaccctgttccctaaatagtgcaccgCGTTTTACGAGGGGGAGTTCTTTAAGGGACGGaccatgttttgttttatccGCCTGGAGGGAACCGGGAGGGTTCAGCCCAGTGGGTCATCTGGTTCCACTGCTGTTGTCATGCAACACTAACTCTGACcctcctagtgtgtgtgtgtgtttgacagcaGTACCGTGAACCTTTGAACATTATTGATAGATCACACAATCAATGATCCTCCCAGATGACCTTACTAAGGTGTGTGTTTGGGGGCAGGACAGGATACATTGTGTACACTGGGATGGCTTATTGGCTTCTAGTGAaaacctgtccatctcctctctatGCCTCTGGTGAAATGTTCTTTATATGAGTCTATGGGTGAAAACACCTGACTTGAGATGGTGGCTTTAGTGAAGACTGAAGTAAGCTTACTCTATCCTGTACCTTAGCATGTTCTGGTCTAGAACAGGCTGTACTGTAACCATAACCCACAGCATCAGCAGCAGTATTTGTGTCATACCCATGGATTTCTGTTTGTATCTGCTATGTGGGCAACAGTCATCTTCAACGTGAATAGGGACTGTCTGCTTGTAGCTGGTTACTGCTAGTGTCTGGTCTCTGGTTGGCTGGTTGCTGCTAGTGTCTGGTCTCTGGTTGGCTGGTTGCTGCTAGTGTCTGGTCTCTGGTTGGCTGGTTGCTGCTAGTGTCTGGTCTCTGGTTGGCTGGTTGCTGCTAGTGTCTGGTCTCTGGTTGGCTGGTTGCTGCTAGTGTCTGGTCTCTGGTTGGCTGGTTGCTGATAGTGTCTGGTCTCTGGTTGGCTGGTTGCTGATAGTGTCTGGTCTCTGGTTGGCTGGTTGCTGATTGTGTCTGGTCTCTGGTTGGCTGGTTGCTGCTAGTGTCTGGTCTCTGGTTGGCTGGTTGCTGATAGTGTCTGGTCTCTGGTTGGCTGGTTGCTGATAGTGTCTGGTCTCTGGTTGGCTGGTTGCTGATAGTGTCTGGTCTCTGGTTGGCTGGTTGCTGCTAGTGTCTGGTCTCTGGTTGGCTGGTTGCTGCTGTACAAGGTACTGtcttagtgtctgtctgtctgcctggtgtACAAGGTACTGtcttagtgtctgtctgtctgcctggtgtACAAGGTacttgttagattaatttgtattttaagaataatgactaaaggatttcaccccaaatacagtataaatgtgtgaacggtgttagagttataatgtagtggcaacccactaacagaggggggcgggactaaacattccagggtgaaggggactgagaaaacgggttaaaaaaagcctcctaaaggtgggcagagcaaagtgcctttgtgtgtcaagaggtataaaacaggagtgtatgggttttggcgccagagctctccatgaataaaaatacagatcattcttgctggttgtggaccttgaatcatttaggattaaaaccagagccttacaacctctggtaatgattcaagcttaggttgaattagagatagaaattctcgtgacagtaCTGtcttagtgtctgtctgtctgcctggtgtACGAGGTACTGtcttagtgtctgtctgtctgcctggtgtACGAGGTACTGtcttagtgtctgtctgtctgcccctccTTGTTCTACTGTGGTAGTGGAGCTGTACAGCATCATAATGACTTCAGGGGAATACACACACATTCCAGTCTGAACACTTTCAGAGTGAAAGCATATCAGGCCACAGGGACATGAAGTTACAAACCTCTGCtgataacgtgtgtgtgtgtgtgtgtgtgtgtgtgtaggagcaaGGCGGTACAGCAGGATGTCTATAGAGGCTGAGGCATTGCTGCAGGAGGCTAAGGAGAGTATAGAAGCAGCTCAGAATTACAGGAGCGAACTACAACAACGCCTACATGGACTCAGCCAGGCACGCAAACAGGTAATAATACACACCTACAACAGCGgtccaactcacacacacactcctccctctctctctctccccctcctccctctctctctctccccctcctccctctctctctctccccctcctcattctctctctccccctctctctctctccccctcctccctctctctctcactcccgctcctccctccctcgctccctctcccccctcctccctctctctcaggctaATTGTAAACAATGCTGTTATTTCCTGCTCCTCTAAAAGTaaagcagagaaagagaggtaggtgAAGAAAGAAACACAACTCATTGGCCAAACCGGAGGTGGCGTGAATGCAATGTAGTCCAACTCCTGAACTAAAAAGCACATTCTATTAAAAACATGCTATGTAGTTCAGGAGAGGACTTAATCTGTGTCTGtaactaggtttccatccaattggcaacagattttaaTGCGAATgttctaaaatccgcataaaaacaatatgcagattttcccaccagagatgtttccatcaaactgacgtGTTGCAGTTAAAAGGCTGTGTggtgacgtagtgcacataaaaaaccacaaggttaaattcccatgtactgaaTAGGGGTGTAGCGGTACACGTATTGGTGCCGAACCGGTCAGTACAGGACCTCAGTTGGATCTGCACCGTGAACCCGAAtacatacaacaacaaaaaatagacaAAAAGCACTAGGCCCATAGACTAGGCCTACGCTGGGTTGTAGGCCTCTGCCTCTTGAGGAGATCTGAGCTGAAAAACATTTCAGGCTATTCCGTTAAAACAACTAGAGCCTATGCTCTAGATTAAAAATTAAATGTAAATCTTAATTGGTGCATTTCAAACTGTCCTTTTGTGAGGCGCCGCCGGGAACTAGTTCTGTACAATGAGGAGTGGTGGGGTCGATAAACCAGGAGGATTCTCCATCGTTTAAATATCCATTTTGGCTTCCCAGTAGATCACAATGGCGAGGAACAGAGAGTTGTGGATTGAAACCTTAACCGTATGTCACCACTGCACAACGAGAATAGCCTATGCAGCTGCCAACACCTCAAACATGTTGACGCTTTTATGCCGACGTCACCCCAATGCCgacgtctctgtctctctgtctgtctgtctgtctctgtctgtctgtctctgtctgtctgtctgtctgtctctctgtctctctgtctgtctgtctctgtctctctgtctgtctgtctctgtctctctgtctgtctgtctgtctgtctctgtctctctgtctgtctgtctctctctctctgtctgtctgtctgtctgtctctgtctctctgtctgtctgtctgtctctgtctgtctgtctctgtctgtctgtctgtctgtctctctgtctctctgtctgtctgtctctgtctctctgtctgtctgtctctgtctctctgtctgtctgtctgtctgtctctgtctctctgtctgtctgtctctctctctctgtctgtctgtctgtctgtctctgtctctctgtctgtctgtctctctctgtctgtctgtctctctctctctgtctgtctgtctctgtctgtctgtctgtctgtctctctctgtctgtctgtctctctctctctgtctgtctgtctgtctgtctctctctgtctgtctgtctctctctctctgtctgtctgtctgtctgtctctctctctctgtctgtctgtctgtctgtctctctctctctgtctgtctgtctgtctctctctctctgtctgtctgtctctctctctctgtctgtctgtctgtctgtctctctctctctctgtctgtctgtctgtctctctctctgtctgtct containing:
- the LOC121551694 gene encoding mpv17-like protein isoform X1 codes for the protein MNVFKMRKAVVKEAVKRFPWLANVTLYGCLFAGGDFVHQMIAQREEMDWKHTRNVAIVAISFHGNFNYFWLRALESRFPGKSPGMLFRKLLLDQSFASPLATSVFYTGVSFLENKDDIFEDWREKFLNTYKTGLMYWPFMQFLNFILIPLYLRTAFMGCCAFLWATFLCFSRQSGDGTASVALAFFLYPKQRLQAAREAHLARKKQKEEEELQQSTEN
- the LOC121551694 gene encoding mpv17-like protein isoform X2, yielding MSMPTILNSKLTGVIEICGVVEARYKSERLAGQSSRLAVDAQDGFGVSFLENKDDIFEDWREKFLNTYKTGLMYWPFMQFLNFILIPLYLRTAFMGCCAFLWATFLCFSRQSGDGTASVALAFFLYPKQRLQAAREAHLARKKQKEEEELQQSTEN